The sequence below is a genomic window from Rhodococcus sp. 4CII.
GTGGATGCGGTGTGGACCGCCGGTCCGGCGACGGTGTCGCCGTCGGGCTCGCAGACTTTCCCCCTCACCACCGCGGAGGGCACGACAGTCGACGTGGAACTGCGCCTGCCGGGGCAGTACAACGTCGCGAACGCGGCACTCGCCGTCGCGTTGTGCGCGGCACTGGGGGTCGATCCCCGGGACGCCGCCCGGGGCATCGCCGGAGTCGACGTACCGGGCCGGGTGCAGCGGATCGACCGGGGGCAGGATTTCCTCGCCGTCGTCGACTACGCGCACAAGCCCGCAGCGGTCGAGGCCGTGATCGCGACCTTGCGGGAGCAGGCCCGGGGCCGCGTCGCCGTCGTCGTGGGCGCCGGTGGTGACCGCGACGCGGGCAAGCGGCCACTGATGGGTGCCGCCGCCGCGCGCGGCGCCGATCTCCTGATCATCACGGACGACAACCCGCGCACCGAGGATCCGTCGGCCATCAGGGCCGCGGTCCGCGAGGGTGCCCTCGCGGTGCCCGAATCCGAGCGGGGACAGGTGTGGGAAGTGGCGGACCGAGCGAAGGCGATCGCCGACGCCGTCGGCTGGGCGCAGGCAGGCGACGTGGTTCTCGTCGCAGGCAAGGGACACGAGATCGGTCAGGAGATACACGGGGTGAAGTACCCATTTGACGACCGCGACGTACTGGGCGACGCGATCGAGCGGACGGTCGGAGGAGCGCGATGATTCCGATGACACTCGCTCGCATCGCCGAGATCGTGGGCGGCGAATTGCACGACGTCCCCGACCCCTCGGTGGAGGTGACGGGGACCGTCGAGTTCGACTCGCGGAAGGTCACCGCCGGGGGACTGTTCCTCGCGCTGCCCGGCGCCCGCGTGGACGGCCACGATCACGCGGCGGCGGCGGTCGCGGCCGGTGCGGTGGCGGTCCTGGCCGCGCGTCCGGTCGGTGTGCCGGCCGTGGTCGTCTCCCCGGCGCCGACGGATGTCCCGAGCCGGGCGATGGCGCTCGAGCACGACACCGACGGCTCGGGTGCCGCGGTGCTCGCGGCCTTGGCGACCCTCGCGCGGGCGTCCGTCGACGACCTCACCGCGAAGGGTCTCACCGTCGTCGGCGTCACCGGATCGGCGGGAAAGACGTCGACCAAGGATCTGCTCGCTGCCGTCCTGCGCCCGCTGGGCGCCGTCGTCGCGCCGCCCGGATCGTTCAACAACGAACTCGGGCACCCGTGGACCGCGCTCCGCGCGGATTCCGACACCGGATATCTGGTCCTGGAGATGTCGGCCCGCGACCGCGGACACATCGCCTCGCTCGCGGAGATCGCACCCCCGAAGATCGGGGTGATCCTCAACGTCGGAACGGCGCACCTCGGTGAATTCGGTTCGCGTGACGCGATCGCCGCCGCCAAGGGGGAACTCGCGGAATCGTTGCCTTCGGCGGACGAGGGTGGTGTCGCGGTCCTCAACGCGGACGATCCGCTGGTGACGGCCATGGCGCCACGGACGTCGGCGCGGGTGGTCTTCGTCGGGCGGTCGGAGTCCGCGCACGTGCGAGCCACCGACATCGTGCTCGACGAGAAGGCAAGGGCGCGTTTCACTCTCACGACGTCGGCGGGCAGTGTCCCGGTCGAGCTCGCCGTGCATGGTGAGCACCAGGTCGGCAATGCGCTCGCCGCGGCGGCGGTGGCACTCGAATGCGGGGCCGGCCTCGAGCAGATCGCGCAGGCCCTCTCCGGTGCCGCCGCGGTCTCGGCGCGACGGATGGATGTGCGCGACCGGCCGGACGGTGTGACCGTCGTCAACGATTCGTACAACGCGAACCCCGACTCGATGCGGGCGGCCCTGAAGGCGCTGGTATCGATGGCCCGGACGGGCCGGGGCGCGGCGCGCCGGAGTTGGGCGGTGCTCGGCGAAATGGCAGAGCTGGGTCCAGAATCAGTGGTCGAGCACGACGCCATCGGCAGGTTCGCGGTCCGGCTGGACGTGAGCAGACTGATCGTCGTCGGAACCGGCAGGCCCGCCCGCGCGCTGCACCAGGGTGCGGTCATGGAGGGTTCGTGGGGCGAGGAGTCGATCCTCGTTCCCGACATCGCCGGTGCGATCGCAGTGCTCGAACAGGAACTGGCGCCGGGCGATCTGGTGCTGGTGAAGGCGTCGCAGTCCATCGGGTTGTGGGAGGTTGCGGACAGGGTGTTGACGGGTAGCACGGGACAGCAGGGTTCGGAGGCCACGCGGTGAGACAGATCCTCTTCGCGGCGGGTATCGCGCTCGCCGTCTCGATTCTGCTGACTCCCGTTCTCATCAAGGCCTTCTCCCGTCAGGGTTTCGGCCAGGAGATCCGTGTCGAAGGCCCGGCGAGCCACCAGTCGAAGCGCGGCACCCCGACGATGGGTGGCGTCGCCATCCTCGCAGGACTGTGGGCCGGCTACTGGGGTTCGCACCTGATCGGCATCGGGTACGACGCAGACGGGCCGTCGGCGTCGGGTCTCCTCGTTCTCGGCCTCACCACCGCGCTCGGCGGGGTCGGATTTCTCGACGACTTCATCAAGATCCGCAAGCAGCGCAATCTCGGACTGAACAAGACGGCCAAACTCGTGGGGCAGCTGATCGCGGCGGTCGCGTTCGGCATCCTCGCGCTGCAGTTCCGGGGCGCGAACGATCTGACCCCCGGCAGTGCGCATCTGTCGTACGTGCGGGACATCGCCACGGTCACGATGGGTTCCGTCGTGTTCGTCGCATTCTGTTATCTCCTGGTGAGCGCCTGGTCCAACGCCGTCAACCTCACCGACGGCCTCGACGGTCTCGCGGCCGGCTCCATGAGCCTGGTGCTCGGCGCCTACGTGATCATCACGTTCTGGCAGTACCGCAACGCGTGCGAGACGAGCCCTGGCAAGGGCTGCTACGACGTCCGGGATCCGCTCGACCTCGCCCTGATCTGCGCGGCAGGTGCTGGTGCGTGCATCGGATTCCTGTGGTGGAACGCGGCGCCCGCGAAGATCTTCATGGGAGACACCGGTTCGCTGGCGCTCGGCGGCATGCTCGCCGGTCTGTCCATCACCACGCGCACCGAACTGCTGATGGTGGTGATCGGCGCACTGTTCGTCGCCGAGGCGGCATCGGTCGTCATCCAGGTCGCTGTGTTCCGGTCGAGCCGAAGACGGGTATTCAGGATGGCGCCGTTCCATCATCACTTCGAACTCGCCGGGTGGGCGGAAACCACGGTGATCATCCGGTTCTGGTTGCTGGCCGCCATCGCCTCCGCGATCGGGCTCGCGCTGTTCTACAGCGAGTACCTGGCAGCGATCGGGGGCTGACGGCGTGGCAGAGGAACAGCTCGACTGGTTGCGGGGTCGTGGCGTCCTCGTCGCGGGCGCGGGTGTGTCCGGCCGGGCCACCATCGAGCCCCTCCGCGACCTCGGCGCCCTGGTCACCGTCACCGATGCGAACGTCGACGCTCTCGCCGAGTGCGCGCGGCTCGGCGCCGCCACCGTCCCGATCGACGACCTGCTCGCCGCGCGTGACCGGGTCGCCGAGTTCGCGCTGGTCGTGACGAGCCCGGGATTCCGACCGGACGCCCCGCTGCTCTCCGTCGCCGCCGGCGACGGGGTACCGATCTGGGGAGACATCGAGTTCTCCTGGCACGTCGACCGGGCCGGACTGTACGGCCCGGCCCGGCAGTGGCTGGTGGTCACCGGCACCAACGGCAAGACCACGACGACGTCGATGCTGCAGTCCGTCCTCGAAGCGGCGGAGCGGCCCAGCCTCGCCTGCGGCAACATCGGGCTGCCGGTGCTCGACGCGCTGCGGCGGACCGAGCCCCGTGCGGAGGTCCTGGCGGTCGAACTGTCCTCGTTCCAGTTGCACTGGGCGCCGTCCGTGCGGCCCACCGCCGGCGCGATCCTCAACATCGCCGAGGACCATCTCGACTGGCACGGCGGCATGCAGCCGTACATCGACGCGAAGGCGCGTGCGCTGACGGGTGAGGTCGCGGTCCTGGGTCTCGACGACGAAGTCGCGTCCTCTCTCTTCTCGTCGTCCCTCGCGGTCCGGACCCTGGGTTTCCGGCTGGGTGCGCCGGCGGCGGGAGAACTCGGTGTCGAGGACGGGTATCTCGTCGACCGCGCGTTCGCCGACGGCGAGCGGCTGGCCCCGGCCGCAGGGATCACCCCGCCCGGGCCCGCGGGATTGATGGACGCCCTGGCCGCGGCCGCGCTGGCCCGGGCGATCGGCGTGGCGGCGGACGCCGTCGCCGCAGGTCTGGCCGCCCACGTCGTGGGCCCGCACCGGGCGGCGCACGTCGCCGACGTGGGGGGAGTGACGTTCGTCGACGATTCCAAGGCCACCAACCCGCATGCCGCCCGTCCGTCGATCCTCGCTCACGACCGGGTGGTGTGGATCGCCGGCGGACTGCTGAAGGGCGCGCGGGTCGACGAACTCGTTCTGGAGGTCGCCGGCCGCCTCGCCGGGGCGGTCCTGCTGGGCCGCGATGCGATGCAGATCGCAGAGTCCCTTGCGCGACACGCCCCCGAGGTTCCCGTGGTCATCGTCGAAACGGGAGACGATGCAGGAGTGAGTGCAGTCCCGCAGACCGCGGCGCACCGGGTGGTGCTTCCCGCGGATACCGACAGCGATGCTGTGATGGGTGTCGTCGTGCGGGAGGCGGCGGCCCTGGCCACGGCAGGGGATTCCGTCGTGCTGGCGCCCGCTGCCGCGTCGCTCGACATGTTCGACAGCTACGGCCATCGCGGTCGCAGCTTCGCGGACGCCGTCGGCAGGCTCGACGAGTCCGACATCGCCAGGACGCCGCAATGACCTCGGCCGCAGCACGGACCCGCCGCGTCGCCGAGGGCCGGCGGTCCCCGGCGCGCAGCGCCGCCCCCGGCGTGGCCGCGCGCGCGCCGTCGAGTCCCCGCACCCGCACGACACCTCCCCGCGGCCCACGCACCCGGATCGGGGCCTGGTTGTCCCGGCCGCTGGCGTCGTTTCACCTCGTCGTCACCATCGCCTTCCTGCTGACGGTGCTCGGCCTGGTGATGGTGCTGTCGTCCTCGAGCGTCGAGGCCTACGCCTCGGACGGATCGGCGTACACCCTCTTCACCCGGCAGGCACTGTTCGCGGCGCTCGGGCTCGGTCTCTTCTACGCGGCGCTGCAGATCCCGGTGCGGGTGATGCGCGCGCTGTCCTTCCCGGCATTCGCCGTCACGATCGTCCTGCTGGTCCTCGTCCTCATTCCCGGCATCGGCACCGTGTCCCAGGGCACCCGCGGGTGGTTCGTCATCGCGGGATTCTCGTTGCAGCCCGCCGAGCTCACCAAGATCGCACTCGCCGTCTGGGGCGCGCACATCCTGGCGTCGCGCCGCAGCGACATCTCCAGCATCCGGGACATGCTGGTTCCGCTGGTTCCGGCCGCGCTCGTCGCGTTCGTCCTCATCATTCTGCAGCCCGACCTCGGAACGACGGTATCGCTGGCCATCATCCTGATGGCGCTGCTGTGGTTCGCGGGTCTGCCGCTGAAGCTGTTCCTCGCCGTCGTCGGCACCGGTGTCGGCGGAATCGTGATCCTCGCGCTCACCGCGGGTTACCGCTCCGCACGTGTCCGTGAGTTTCTGAATCCCGGTTCCGATCCGCAGGGCATCGGCTACCAGTCCCGGCAGGCGATGTATTCGCTCGCGGACGGCGGCATCCTCGGACGAGGACTGGGCCAGAGTCGCGCGAAGTGGAGCTACCTGCCGAACGCGCACAACGACTTCATCTTCGCGATCATCGGCGAGGAGCTCGGATATCTCGGCGGCGCGGCCGTCCTCGGATTGTTCGGACTGTTCGTGTACACGGGCCTGCGCATCGCCACCCGATCCGCCGACCCCTTCCTTCGTCTGCTCACCGGAACGGCCACCGTGTGGATCACCGGACAGGCCTTCATCAACGTGGGATACGTGATCGGGCTGCTCCCCGTCACCGGTCTGCAGTTGCCCCTGGTGTCGGCGGGCGGAACGTCGACGGCCACCACGCTGTTCATGTTCGGTCTCGTCGCCAACGCGGCCCGGCACGAACCGGAGGCGGTCGCGGCGCTGCACTCCGGCCAGGACGGCCGGTTCGGTCGGCTGCTGCGGCTGCGGAAGCCGGAAGCGTATTCGCCGGTGCGCGCCGATGCCGCGCGGGCCGAGGCGGTGCGCCGGGCCGAGGCGCGTCGCCGGGCAGGCCGCGAGATGGCTCCGCGCACCCGCGCGATCACATACGAGAAGGGCCGACCCGAACGCGGCAAGGGCCGCACCCCCGAACGGGGCGCACGTCAACAGCGAAGCTCGGGTGGCCGGGCAGGAGAGCGAGGATTTCGTAGGTGAACGGCGACAAGTCCACCCTGTCGGTGATCGTGGCCGGCGGTGGTACCGCCGGGCACATCGAACCGGCTCTGGCCGTGGCCGATGCGATCAAGGCACTCGACGACGACGCGGTGGTGACGGCGCTCGGCACGGCCCGCGGCCTGGAAACCACCCTGGTTCCCGACCGCGGCTATCCGCTCGAGCTCATCCCACCGGTGCCGTTGCCCCGCAAACCCACCCTCGACCTGTTGCGGCTTCCCGGCCGCGTGCGCGCGTCGGTCCGCCGAACCCGTGAGGTGCTCGACGCCACCGGCGCCGATGTCGTCGTCGGGTTCGGCGGGTACGTGGCACTGCCCGCGTACCTGGCCGCGGGTCCCGGGCTGCTCCGCCGTCGTCGCCGCATCCCGATCGTGGTGCACGAGGCCAACGCCAGCGCCGGGATCGCGAACAAGATCGGTGCCAGGCGCGCCGCCCGGGTCCTGGCCGCGGTCGCCGGTTCCGGGGTCGCCGCCCGCGGCCGCACGGACGCCGAGATCCTGGGCATCCCGGTCCGCGCATCCATCACCGGTCTCGACCGTGCCGCCCTGCGTGCGGAGGCGCGCGCACACTTCGGCCTCCCCGCCGACGGTCCGGTTCTGCTCGTCTTCGGCGGTTCGCAGGGCGCCCGGTCGCTCAACGAGGCCGTGTCGGGTGCCGCCGGGTCGCTCGCGGCGGCCGGTGTCGCCGTTCTCCACGCGCACGGGCCGAAAAACACGCTCGACGTTCCCGCGGTACCGGGCGGGCCCCCGTACGTGGCCGTTCCGTACCTGTCGCGGATGGACCTCGCCTACTCGGCCGCGGACGCCGTGATCTGCCGGTCCGGTGCGATGACCGTGGCGGAGGTGTCGGCGGTGGGTCTTCCCGCCGTGTACGTGCCGCTTCCGCACGGCAACGGCGAGCAGGAACTGAACGCGCGACCGGTGGTCGCCGCGGGAGGTGGAATGATTGTCGCCGACGGAGACCTGAACGCCGGATTCGTCGCGGAGACCGTGATCCCTCTGCTGCGCGACCCCGCGCAACTGATGGAGATGGGGCGACGTGCGGCCGGTGCGGGTCATCGCAGCGCAGCCGCCGAGGTTGCGCGGATCGTGCTCGACGTGGCCGCGCTGACGAGGGGAACCCGATGACCGACCTGCCCGCGGAGTTGGAACGCGTCCATATGGTCGGGATCGGCGGCGCCGGGATGTCCGGGATCGCGCGGATCCTGCTGGCCCGGGGTGGTCTCGTGTCCGGATCGGACGCCAAGGAGAGTCGCGCCGTGCTCGCCCTGCGTGCCCGTGGTGCGCAGGTCCGGATCGGCCACGACGCCGGCGCGCTCGATCTCCTGCCCGGCGGCCCGACCGTCGTGGTCACCACGCACGCCGCCATCCCCAAGGACAACCCGGAACTGGTGGAGGCGGCCCGGCGCGGGATCCCGGTCGTCCTGCGTCCCGCGGTCCTGGCCGCGCTGATGCAGGGGCACCGCACCCTGCTGGTGTCGGGCACCCACGGCAAGACGTCGACGACGTCGATGCTGGTGGTGGCGCTGCAGCACTGCGGTTTCGATCCGTCGTTCGCGGTAGGCGGAGAACTCAACGAGGCCGGGACCAACGCCCATCACGGCAGCGGTGACGTGTTCGTCGCCGAGGCCGACGAGAGCGACGGCTCGTTGCTCCAGTACGACCCGAACGTCGTCGTCGTCACCAACGTCGAGGCCGACCACCTCGACTACTTCGGCAGCACCGAGGCGTACATCCAGGTCTTCGACGACTTCGCGGCGCGGCTCGCTCCCGGCGGCCTGCTGGTCGCCTGTCTCGACGATCCGGGCTCCGCGGCGCTCGCGCAGCGGGTCGCCGCGCGCGGACTGCCCGGGGTGCGGGTCGTCGGCTACGGAAGCGCCGAGAACGCCGACGGCGCGTTCGACTCCGTCGACGGCGTCGAGGTCGGCGCGCGACTGCTCAACTTCGAGGCCCGGGACGTGGGCGGAGTCCTGCAGTTCCAGCTGGCGGGGGAACAGTCGCCGCGGACGATCCGGATGGGGGTGCCCGGCCGGCACATGGCGCTCAACGCGCTGGCCGCTCTGCTCGCCGCGCGCGAGGCGGGTGCCGACGTGGACGAGATCCTCGAAGGGATCGCCGGATTCGGTGGAGTGCACCGCCGGTTCCAGTTCACCGGCCGCGAGCACGGAGTGCGCGTCTTCGACGACTACGCGCATCACCCGACGGAAGTCCGGGCCGTGCTCGGTGCCGCCGCCGATCTGGTGCGCCAGCCCCACGAGGCCGACCGCCGCGAATCCGAGGACTCGGTGCGCAGCGGCAAGGTCATCGTGGTGTTCCAGCCGCACCTGTATTCCCGCACAGCAACATTCGCGGAAGAGTTCGGGCACGCACTCGACCTCGCCGACGAAGTGATGGTGCTCGACGTGTACGGGGCGAGGGAAGAACCGCTCCCGGGTGTCAGTGGCGCGCTGGTCGCGCTGTCGGTGTCGAAGCCGGTGCACTACCAGCCGGACCTGTCGCAGGCGCCGCGTCAGGTCGCGGCACTCGCGTCACCCGGCGACGTCGTGATCACCATGGGCGCCGGTGACGTGACGATGCTCGGCAAGCAGATCCTCGACGCCCTGCGTGCGATTCCGCACCACCACCCGTCGCGATGACGCGGGAGCGCCGCGGCCGGTCCGAGCGGCCGGACCGCCCCGTCCGCCGCGACTCCCAGCGCAGTCCGCGGCCCGGGCAGGCGTCCGGCGCACGCGCGACGGCAGGTGAGCGGTCGTCTGCGCGGCGCCGCACGTCGGCCGCCGCCGATCCCCGGACCGGTCGCGCGCGCGAATCCGCTTCGGCGGCACGGAAGTCCGCGGCGGCGGCGCCTCGGCGGCCGTGGTACCGACGCCCGGCCGTGATGGGCGTCGTCGGACTGGTCGTGGTGGTGGCCCTCGGTCTCGTCGCGTGGTTCACCCCGCTGCTGTCGGTGCGCGAGACGGACGTCGCGGGTGCGGCGTCGATCTCGGAGGAGCAGATTCGGCACGTACTGGCGGTGCCGCAGGGGCAGCCGCTGCTGCGTGTCGACACCGAGGGCGCTGCTCAGCGGGTCGCGGCGATCCCGAAGGTGGCGTCCGCGCGGGTGCAGCGGGTGTACCCGTCC
It includes:
- the ftsW gene encoding putative lipid II flippase FtsW, with translation MTSAAARTRRVAEGRRSPARSAAPGVAARAPSSPRTRTTPPRGPRTRIGAWLSRPLASFHLVVTIAFLLTVLGLVMVLSSSSVEAYASDGSAYTLFTRQALFAALGLGLFYAALQIPVRVMRALSFPAFAVTIVLLVLVLIPGIGTVSQGTRGWFVIAGFSLQPAELTKIALAVWGAHILASRRSDISSIRDMLVPLVPAALVAFVLIILQPDLGTTVSLAIILMALLWFAGLPLKLFLAVVGTGVGGIVILALTAGYRSARVREFLNPGSDPQGIGYQSRQAMYSLADGGILGRGLGQSRAKWSYLPNAHNDFIFAIIGEELGYLGGAAVLGLFGLFVYTGLRIATRSADPFLRLLTGTATVWITGQAFINVGYVIGLLPVTGLQLPLVSAGGTSTATTLFMFGLVANAARHEPEAVAALHSGQDGRFGRLLRLRKPEAYSPVRADAARAEAVRRAEARRRAGREMAPRTRAITYEKGRPERGKGRTPERGARQQRSSGGRAGERGFRR
- the murD gene encoding UDP-N-acetylmuramoyl-L-alanine--D-glutamate ligase; the encoded protein is MAEEQLDWLRGRGVLVAGAGVSGRATIEPLRDLGALVTVTDANVDALAECARLGAATVPIDDLLAARDRVAEFALVVTSPGFRPDAPLLSVAAGDGVPIWGDIEFSWHVDRAGLYGPARQWLVVTGTNGKTTTTSMLQSVLEAAERPSLACGNIGLPVLDALRRTEPRAEVLAVELSSFQLHWAPSVRPTAGAILNIAEDHLDWHGGMQPYIDAKARALTGEVAVLGLDDEVASSLFSSSLAVRTLGFRLGAPAAGELGVEDGYLVDRAFADGERLAPAAGITPPGPAGLMDALAAAALARAIGVAADAVAAGLAAHVVGPHRAAHVADVGGVTFVDDSKATNPHAARPSILAHDRVVWIAGGLLKGARVDELVLEVAGRLAGAVLLGRDAMQIAESLARHAPEVPVVIVETGDDAGVSAVPQTAAHRVVLPADTDSDAVMGVVVREAAALATAGDSVVLAPAAASLDMFDSYGHRGRSFADAVGRLDESDIARTPQ
- the murG gene encoding undecaprenyldiphospho-muramoylpentapeptide beta-N-acetylglucosaminyltransferase, with the translated sequence MNGDKSTLSVIVAGGGTAGHIEPALAVADAIKALDDDAVVTALGTARGLETTLVPDRGYPLELIPPVPLPRKPTLDLLRLPGRVRASVRRTREVLDATGADVVVGFGGYVALPAYLAAGPGLLRRRRRIPIVVHEANASAGIANKIGARRAARVLAAVAGSGVAARGRTDAEILGIPVRASITGLDRAALRAEARAHFGLPADGPVLLVFGGSQGARSLNEAVSGAAGSLAAAGVAVLHAHGPKNTLDVPAVPGGPPYVAVPYLSRMDLAYSAADAVICRSGAMTVAEVSAVGLPAVYVPLPHGNGEQELNARPVVAAGGGMIVADGDLNAGFVAETVIPLLRDPAQLMEMGRRAAGAGHRSAAAEVARIVLDVAALTRGTR
- the mraY gene encoding phospho-N-acetylmuramoyl-pentapeptide-transferase, giving the protein MRQILFAAGIALAVSILLTPVLIKAFSRQGFGQEIRVEGPASHQSKRGTPTMGGVAILAGLWAGYWGSHLIGIGYDADGPSASGLLVLGLTTALGGVGFLDDFIKIRKQRNLGLNKTAKLVGQLIAAVAFGILALQFRGANDLTPGSAHLSYVRDIATVTMGSVVFVAFCYLLVSAWSNAVNLTDGLDGLAAGSMSLVLGAYVIITFWQYRNACETSPGKGCYDVRDPLDLALICAAGAGACIGFLWWNAAPAKIFMGDTGSLALGGMLAGLSITTRTELLMVVIGALFVAEAASVVIQVAVFRSSRRRVFRMAPFHHHFELAGWAETTVIIRFWLLAAIASAIGLALFYSEYLAAIGG
- the murF gene encoding UDP-N-acetylmuramoyl-tripeptide--D-alanyl-D-alanine ligase, whose amino-acid sequence is MIPMTLARIAEIVGGELHDVPDPSVEVTGTVEFDSRKVTAGGLFLALPGARVDGHDHAAAAVAAGAVAVLAARPVGVPAVVVSPAPTDVPSRAMALEHDTDGSGAAVLAALATLARASVDDLTAKGLTVVGVTGSAGKTSTKDLLAAVLRPLGAVVAPPGSFNNELGHPWTALRADSDTGYLVLEMSARDRGHIASLAEIAPPKIGVILNVGTAHLGEFGSRDAIAAAKGELAESLPSADEGGVAVLNADDPLVTAMAPRTSARVVFVGRSESAHVRATDIVLDEKARARFTLTTSAGSVPVELAVHGEHQVGNALAAAAVALECGAGLEQIAQALSGAAAVSARRMDVRDRPDGVTVVNDSYNANPDSMRAALKALVSMARTGRGAARRSWAVLGEMAELGPESVVEHDAIGRFAVRLDVSRLIVVGTGRPARALHQGAVMEGSWGEESILVPDIAGAIAVLEQELAPGDLVLVKASQSIGLWEVADRVLTGSTGQQGSEATR
- the murC gene encoding UDP-N-acetylmuramate--L-alanine ligase; its protein translation is MTDLPAELERVHMVGIGGAGMSGIARILLARGGLVSGSDAKESRAVLALRARGAQVRIGHDAGALDLLPGGPTVVVTTHAAIPKDNPELVEAARRGIPVVLRPAVLAALMQGHRTLLVSGTHGKTSTTSMLVVALQHCGFDPSFAVGGELNEAGTNAHHGSGDVFVAEADESDGSLLQYDPNVVVVTNVEADHLDYFGSTEAYIQVFDDFAARLAPGGLLVACLDDPGSAALAQRVAARGLPGVRVVGYGSAENADGAFDSVDGVEVGARLLNFEARDVGGVLQFQLAGEQSPRTIRMGVPGRHMALNALAALLAAREAGADVDEILEGIAGFGGVHRRFQFTGREHGVRVFDDYAHHPTEVRAVLGAAADLVRQPHEADRRESEDSVRSGKVIVVFQPHLYSRTATFAEEFGHALDLADEVMVLDVYGAREEPLPGVSGALVALSVSKPVHYQPDLSQAPRQVAALASPGDVVITMGAGDVTMLGKQILDALRAIPHHHPSR
- a CDS encoding cell division protein FtsQ/DivIB, yielding MTRERRGRSERPDRPVRRDSQRSPRPGQASGARATAGERSSARRRTSAAADPRTGRARESASAARKSAAAAPRRPWYRRPAVMGVVGLVVVVALGLVAWFTPLLSVRETDVAGAASISEEQIRHVLAVPQGQPLLRVDTEGAAQRVAAIPKVASARVQRVYPSTIRVTVTERLPVVFIDTPGGTHLLDEEAVDYEIAPPPPGVPRLVTATPGWGDPSTEAAIEVLESMPPQLRGQVGQVAAKSISDISVTLLDGRIVVWGGTEKSERKSAVTLPLLTQPGQTYDVSSPDLPTVR